The following are from one region of the Melaminivora suipulveris genome:
- a CDS encoding RluA family pseudouridine synthase, translating to MASETPAALAGGVTCVYEDAHLLVLDKPSGLLCVPGRGADKQDCLSERASQRWPGALVVHRLDQATSGLVLMARTPAAQRALGQAFEQQQIVKRYRAVVRGCPSAPPAAGWTLIDAPLMADWPRRPMQKVDHAVGKPSRTRWRLLAERGGNALLELEPLTGRTHQLRVHLAHIGHPILGDTLYADAATQQAAPRLLLHACALRLAHPDHGGALHFEAPCPF from the coding sequence ATGGCCAGTGAGACGCCGGCCGCCCTCGCCGGCGGCGTCACCTGCGTGTACGAAGACGCGCACTTGCTGGTGCTGGACAAACCCTCCGGTCTGCTGTGCGTGCCGGGGCGCGGTGCTGATAAACAGGATTGCCTGAGTGAGCGCGCCAGCCAGCGCTGGCCGGGCGCGCTGGTCGTGCACCGGCTCGATCAGGCCACCTCCGGCCTGGTGCTCATGGCGCGCACGCCAGCGGCGCAGCGCGCCCTGGGCCAGGCGTTCGAGCAGCAGCAGATAGTCAAACGCTACCGCGCCGTGGTGCGCGGCTGCCCAAGCGCGCCGCCCGCCGCCGGCTGGACGCTGATCGACGCGCCCCTGATGGCCGACTGGCCGCGCCGCCCGATGCAGAAAGTGGACCATGCCGTCGGCAAACCCAGCCGCACGCGCTGGCGCCTGCTGGCCGAGCGCGGCGGCAACGCGCTGCTGGAACTCGAGCCGCTGACCGGGCGCACGCACCAGTTGCGTGTGCACCTGGCGCACATCGGCCACCCCATCCTGGGCGACACCCTCTACGCCGACGCGGCCACTCAGCAGGCCGCGCCACGCCTGCTGCTGCATGCCTGTGCGCTGCGGCTGGCGCACCCGGATCACGGCGGCGCGCTGCACTTCGAGGCGCCCTGCCCTTTCTGA
- the bktB gene encoding beta-ketothiolase BktB, translated as MTREVVVVSAVRTAIGTFGGSLKDVPPTQLGATVVREALARAQVEGKDVGHVVFGHVVNTEPRDMYLSRVAAIEGGCAESTPAFNVNRLCGSGLQAVVSAAQSILLGDADIAIGAGAENMSRAPYASLTSRWGARMGDFKMIDMMMGALHDPFHNIHMGVTAENIAAKWGITREDQDRLAVESHNRAERATQAGHFKEQIVPVTLKSKKGEVQFTNDEHFRAGASMDDMAKLKPVFTKENGTVTAGNASGINDAAAALVLMDAKAAQARGAKPMARLVAYAHAGVDPKYMGIGPVPATQAALKKAGLKASDLDVIEANEAFAAQACAVTRDLGLDPARVNPNGSGISLGHPIGATGALITVKALHELQRIQGRYALVTMCIGGGQGIAAIFERI; from the coding sequence ATGACCCGTGAAGTCGTCGTCGTCAGCGCCGTGCGCACCGCCATCGGCACCTTTGGCGGCAGCCTGAAGGATGTGCCGCCCACGCAACTGGGGGCGACCGTGGTGCGCGAGGCGCTCGCCCGCGCGCAGGTCGAAGGCAAGGACGTGGGCCATGTGGTGTTCGGCCACGTCGTGAACACCGAGCCGCGCGACATGTACCTCTCGCGCGTGGCCGCCATCGAGGGCGGCTGCGCGGAGTCCACGCCCGCCTTCAACGTCAACCGCCTGTGCGGTTCGGGCCTGCAGGCCGTGGTCTCGGCCGCGCAGAGCATCCTGCTGGGCGACGCCGACATCGCCATCGGCGCCGGTGCCGAGAACATGAGCCGTGCGCCGTACGCCAGCCTCACCAGCCGCTGGGGCGCGCGCATGGGCGATTTCAAGATGATCGACATGATGATGGGCGCGCTGCACGACCCGTTCCACAACATCCACATGGGCGTGACGGCCGAGAACATCGCCGCCAAGTGGGGCATCACGCGCGAGGACCAGGACCGCCTGGCGGTGGAGAGCCACAACCGCGCCGAGCGCGCCACGCAGGCGGGCCACTTCAAGGAGCAGATCGTCCCGGTCACGCTCAAGTCGAAAAAGGGCGAGGTGCAGTTCACTAACGACGAGCACTTCCGCGCTGGCGCCAGCATGGACGACATGGCCAAGCTCAAGCCGGTGTTCACCAAGGAAAACGGCACCGTCACCGCCGGCAACGCCTCGGGCATCAACGACGCCGCCGCCGCACTGGTGCTGATGGACGCCAAGGCGGCCCAGGCGCGCGGCGCCAAGCCCATGGCGCGCTTGGTGGCCTACGCGCATGCGGGCGTGGACCCCAAGTACATGGGCATCGGCCCGGTGCCAGCCACGCAGGCGGCACTGAAGAAGGCGGGCCTCAAAGCCTCCGACCTGGACGTGATCGAGGCCAACGAGGCCTTTGCCGCGCAGGCCTGCGCCGTCACGCGCGACCTGGGGCTGGACCCGGCCCGCGTCAACCCCAACGGCTCGGGCATCTCGCTGGGTCACCCCATCGGCGCCACCGGCGCGCTGATCACCGTGAAGGCGTTGCACGAGTTGCAGCGCATCCAGGGCCGCTACGCGCTGGTGACCATGTGCATCGGTGGCGGCCAGGGTATCGCGGCGATCTTCGAGCGCATCTGA
- a CDS encoding PAS domain-containing hybrid sensor histidine kinase/response regulator, whose protein sequence is MSRPDLSFLLNGAGDDGTPAPSTPQAESSAGDHAQPERRGPGRARGEIAALIEVLRASKAELEAQNRMLRYSQAVAESASERFEALFANVPLALMVLDEHDVVVQANSMAHRSFQPSERDRPLTALMPFVQAAHAERVRAAFEQARASGAAEALEVVLCIDEQRRISGDLHIARIDMHGQEGEAPQTQFLCAVIDQGPLLAERQALQRSAAELQERNAQLHASERRLEAVINSALDAIICVDQHQRITVFNPTAAMLFQCAASDALGSPITRFIPKAEQMLAFAQLTTQAVLGEMTALAASGRELAVEVSVSFERHAEGETTTVFARDLTARKREEARRSELESQLRESHKMQAMGTMAGGIAHDFNNILHAILGNVELAREGTQAGTPAHESLLEIDKAGRRARDLVRQILTFSRNEPPRRTRVALAEVARDTQRLLRVTQPPHIALSVHEEGGVPPVLADPTQVEQALLNLCTNAVHAIGAHRGAIHMDIATAQPAQRLREKLGLGAEHYVSVTVRDDGPGIDAATLSRIFEPFFTTKAVGQGTGLGLAVVHGVMRTHGGAVDVHSAPGQGSRFTLYFPAALEGDVPAAPAPAAPAPTAAEPARVPAPGGTRHVMYVDDDEALVSLVQRLLRRRGYKVSGFTDPRQATQALRAAPGRYDLLVTDYNMPGFSGLDMLRAARAIRADLPIALASGYVTADIEQQALAEGARALIHKPNDVQELCATVDRLVHGQ, encoded by the coding sequence ATGAGCCGCCCCGACCTGTCCTTCCTGCTCAACGGCGCCGGTGATGACGGCACGCCGGCGCCCTCTACACCGCAGGCGGAGTCGTCAGCCGGCGACCATGCCCAGCCCGAGCGGCGTGGCCCCGGCCGGGCACGCGGTGAGATCGCCGCGCTGATCGAGGTGCTGCGCGCTTCCAAGGCCGAGCTGGAAGCGCAAAACCGCATGCTGCGCTACAGCCAGGCCGTGGCCGAGAGCGCCAGCGAGCGCTTCGAGGCGCTGTTCGCCAACGTGCCGCTGGCGCTCATGGTGCTGGACGAGCACGACGTGGTGGTCCAGGCCAACTCCATGGCGCACCGGTCGTTCCAGCCCAGCGAACGCGACCGCCCGTTGACGGCGCTGATGCCTTTCGTCCAGGCCGCGCATGCCGAGCGCGTGCGCGCCGCCTTCGAGCAGGCGCGCGCCAGCGGCGCCGCCGAGGCCCTGGAGGTCGTGCTGTGCATCGACGAGCAGCGGCGCATCAGCGGCGATCTGCACATCGCCCGCATCGACATGCATGGCCAGGAGGGCGAGGCGCCACAGACGCAGTTCCTGTGCGCCGTCATCGACCAGGGCCCGCTGCTGGCCGAGCGCCAGGCGTTGCAGCGCAGCGCCGCCGAGCTGCAGGAGCGCAACGCCCAGCTGCACGCCAGCGAGCGCCGGCTGGAGGCGGTCATCAACTCCGCGCTGGACGCCATCATCTGCGTGGACCAGCACCAGCGCATCACCGTCTTCAACCCCACGGCGGCGATGCTGTTCCAGTGCGCCGCCAGCGACGCCCTGGGCAGCCCCATCACGCGCTTCATCCCCAAGGCCGAGCAGATGCTGGCCTTCGCCCAGCTGACCACCCAGGCCGTGCTGGGCGAGATGACGGCCCTGGCCGCCTCCGGGCGCGAGCTGGCGGTGGAGGTCAGCGTGTCGTTCGAGCGCCATGCCGAGGGCGAGACGACCACTGTTTTCGCGCGCGACTTGACGGCACGCAAGCGCGAGGAGGCGCGCCGCAGCGAGCTGGAATCGCAGCTGCGCGAGTCGCACAAGATGCAGGCCATGGGCACCATGGCCGGTGGCATCGCGCACGACTTCAACAACATCCTGCACGCCATCCTCGGCAACGTCGAGCTGGCGCGCGAGGGCACCCAGGCGGGCACGCCCGCGCACGAAAGCCTGCTGGAGATCGACAAGGCAGGCCGGCGCGCGCGCGATCTGGTGCGCCAGATCCTCACTTTCAGCCGCAACGAACCGCCGCGGCGCACCCGCGTGGCGCTGGCCGAGGTGGCCCGCGACACCCAGCGCCTGCTGCGCGTGACGCAGCCGCCGCACATCGCGCTGTCGGTGCATGAGGAGGGGGGCGTGCCGCCCGTGCTGGCCGACCCGACGCAGGTGGAGCAGGCGCTGCTGAACCTGTGCACCAATGCCGTGCACGCCATAGGCGCGCACCGCGGCGCAATCCACATGGACATTGCCACGGCCCAGCCGGCGCAGCGCCTGCGCGAAAAACTCGGCCTGGGCGCCGAGCACTACGTCAGCGTGACGGTGCGCGACGACGGCCCCGGCATCGACGCGGCCACGCTCTCACGCATCTTCGAGCCCTTCTTCACCACCAAGGCGGTCGGCCAGGGCACCGGTCTGGGCCTGGCCGTCGTGCACGGCGTCATGCGTACGCACGGGGGCGCCGTCGACGTGCACAGCGCGCCCGGCCAGGGCAGCCGCTTCACCCTGTACTTTCCGGCCGCGCTGGAAGGCGACGTGCCCGCCGCGCCCGCGCCGGCAGCCCCCGCACCCACTGCAGCCGAGCCCGCGCGCGTGCCAGCGCCAGGGGGCACGCGCCACGTCATGTACGTGGACGACGACGAAGCCCTGGTGTCGCTGGTGCAGCGCCTGCTGCGCCGGCGCGGCTACAAGGTCAGCGGCTTCACCGATCCGCGCCAGGCCACGCAGGCGCTGCGCGCGGCGCCGGGCCGCTACGACCTGCTGGTGACCGACTACAACATGCCAGGCTTTTCCGGCCTGGACATGCTGCGCGCAGCGCGCGCCATCCGCGCCGACCTGCCCATCGCCCTGGCCTCGGGCTACGTCACGGCCGACATCGAGCAACAAGCCCTGGCCGAGGGCGCGCGCGCGCTGATCCACAAGCCCAACGACGTACAGGAACTGTGCGCCACCGTGGACCGCCTGGTCCATGGCCAGTGA
- a CDS encoding 2OG-Fe dioxygenase family protein, whose protein sequence is MAHITFSPPYTPACHVVQQLRERGYAVLRPSDTASWAGCTLAQLQALAADWAGLPPDEHLKDGGRYRNRRHASFVLADGSIAPVPHRAHYQPVEYNALHGGMRRWFAPMLDATLAQPGWQALVKAAADTARAALDPAAARWFVEAHQFRIDTEGGIGRPTPEGAHRDGVDLVAVFLIAREGVKGGETRIFEATGPSGQRFTLDEPWSVMLLDDARMIHETTPIQPESGHGWRDTLVLTCRRGGFLGDDDATA, encoded by the coding sequence ATGGCCCACATCACCTTTTCCCCGCCGTACACCCCGGCATGCCACGTCGTGCAACAGCTGCGCGAGCGGGGTTATGCCGTACTGCGGCCCAGCGATACCGCCAGCTGGGCCGGCTGCACGCTGGCACAGCTGCAGGCGCTGGCGGCTGACTGGGCGGGGCTGCCGCCCGACGAGCATTTGAAGGACGGCGGGCGCTACCGCAACCGCAGGCACGCCAGCTTCGTGCTGGCGGACGGATCGATTGCGCCGGTGCCGCACCGGGCGCATTACCAGCCGGTGGAATACAACGCCCTGCACGGCGGCATGCGCCGCTGGTTTGCGCCCATGCTGGATGCCACGCTGGCGCAGCCCGGCTGGCAGGCGCTGGTCAAGGCTGCGGCGGACACGGCACGCGCGGCGCTGGACCCCGCGGCCGCGCGCTGGTTCGTCGAGGCGCACCAGTTCCGCATCGACACCGAAGGCGGCATCGGCCGGCCCACGCCCGAGGGCGCGCACCGCGATGGGGTGGACCTGGTGGCGGTCTTCCTCATCGCGCGCGAGGGCGTCAAAGGCGGCGAGACACGCATCTTCGAGGCGACCGGCCCGAGCGGGCAGCGCTTCACCCTGGACGAGCCCTGGTCGGTCATGCTGCTGGACGACGCGCGCATGATCCACGAGACCACACCCATCCAGCCCGAATCCGGCCACGGCTGGCGCGACACGCTGGTGCTGACCTGTCGGCGCGGCGGCTTTCTGGGAGATGATGACGCGACGGCATGA
- a CDS encoding FKBP-type peptidyl-prolyl cis-trans isomerase yields the protein MSRSMRSTFACALLAGLSLSLAACAQTGKPVTTASGMVYESLKEGSGESPKATDTVKVHYRGTLADGKEFDSSYKRGEPTEFPLNRVIPCWTEGVQRMKPGGKARLTCPPAIAYGARGAGGVIPPNATLNFEIELLSVR from the coding sequence ATGTCCCGCTCCATGCGCTCCACCTTCGCCTGCGCCCTGCTCGCCGGCCTCTCCCTCTCGCTTGCCGCCTGCGCGCAGACCGGCAAGCCCGTGACCACCGCCAGCGGCATGGTCTACGAATCCCTCAAGGAAGGCAGCGGCGAATCGCCCAAGGCCACCGACACCGTCAAGGTGCACTACCGCGGCACCCTGGCCGACGGCAAGGAGTTCGACAGCTCCTACAAGCGCGGCGAGCCGACAGAATTCCCCTTGAACCGCGTCATCCCTTGCTGGACCGAAGGGGTGCAGCGCATGAAGCCGGGTGGCAAGGCGCGCCTGACTTGCCCGCCGGCGATTGCCTACGGCGCACGTGGCGCCGGCGGCGTGATCCCGCCCAATGCCACGCTGAACTTCGAGATCGAGCTGCTGTCGGTGCGCTGA
- a CDS encoding universal stress protein — protein sequence MFQHILIPVDGSETSMQAVAKGAALAKIFGSRVTVMYVVDPYPFTGVGADFAYGQAQYLSAATAEANTALDAAKAAVQQAGVESVTSLVGEGHAIHDGIVRAVESTGADLIVMGSHGRRGLEKLVLGSVTQRVLGAAHIPVLVVRA from the coding sequence ATGTTCCAGCACATCCTGATTCCCGTTGACGGTTCCGAGACATCGATGCAGGCGGTCGCCAAGGGGGCCGCCCTGGCCAAGATTTTTGGCAGCAGGGTCACGGTGATGTACGTGGTCGATCCCTATCCGTTCACCGGCGTCGGGGCCGATTTCGCCTACGGCCAGGCGCAGTACCTGAGCGCGGCGACGGCCGAGGCCAACACCGCGCTGGATGCCGCCAAGGCCGCCGTCCAGCAGGCGGGCGTCGAGTCTGTGACCTCGTTGGTCGGTGAGGGCCACGCCATCCATGACGGCATCGTGCGCGCCGTCGAGAGCACCGGCGCCGACCTGATCGTCATGGGCTCGCACGGCCGCCGCGGGCTGGAAAAGCTGGTGCTGGGCAGCGTGACGCAGCGCGTGCTGGGCGCGGCCCACATCCCGGTGCTGGTCGTGCGCGCCTGA
- the hutI gene encoding imidazolonepropionase — protein sequence MALKSADGVWHNLRLADGLARPDVAVPVGATASVVVQGGSVRWVGPDASLPADCAGLPRHDGAGLLATPGLVDCHTHLVYGGQRANEFAMRLAGASYEEVARAGGGIVSSVRATRAASEDELFAAALPRLHSLLDEGVCAIEIKSGYGLALEHEAKQLRVARRLGRELGVTVRTTFLGAHALPPEYAGRSQDYIDLICREMLPALHAEGLVDAVDVFCERIAFSLAETEQVFAAAARLRLPVKLHAEQLSDMQGAQLAARYGALSCDHIEHLSEDGVAAMARAGTVAVLLPGAFYTLRDTQLPPIGALRAAGVPMAVATDHNPGTSPALSLLLMANMACTLFRLTVPEALAGITTHAARALGLQDTHGLLASGRPANFVLWPFSDAAELAYWFGHKPAHTIVRQGRIVNPRHP from the coding sequence TTGGCACTGAAGAGCGCTGACGGCGTCTGGCACAACCTGCGCCTGGCTGATGGCCTGGCCCGGCCGGATGTGGCGGTGCCGGTCGGCGCCACGGCCAGCGTGGTGGTGCAGGGCGGCAGCGTCCGCTGGGTGGGACCGGATGCGTCGCTGCCGGCCGACTGCGCCGGCCTGCCGCGCCACGATGGCGCCGGGCTGCTGGCCACGCCCGGCCTGGTGGACTGCCACACGCACCTGGTCTACGGCGGCCAGCGCGCCAACGAATTCGCCATGCGCCTAGCAGGCGCCAGCTACGAGGAGGTGGCGCGCGCGGGCGGCGGCATCGTGAGCAGCGTGCGCGCCACGCGCGCGGCCAGCGAGGACGAACTGTTCGCCGCCGCGCTGCCGCGTCTGCACAGCCTGCTGGACGAGGGTGTATGCGCCATCGAGATCAAGTCCGGCTACGGCCTGGCTCTGGAGCATGAGGCCAAGCAGTTGCGGGTGGCGCGCCGGCTGGGCCGGGAGTTGGGCGTTACCGTGCGCACGACTTTTCTGGGCGCGCACGCGCTGCCGCCCGAATACGCCGGCCGCAGCCAGGACTACATCGACCTGATCTGCCGCGAGATGCTGCCCGCGCTGCACGCCGAAGGTCTGGTGGACGCCGTGGACGTGTTCTGCGAGCGCATTGCGTTCTCGCTGGCCGAGACCGAGCAGGTCTTCGCCGCCGCCGCGCGCTTGAGGCTGCCGGTCAAGCTGCATGCCGAGCAGCTGTCCGATATGCAGGGTGCGCAGCTGGCCGCGCGCTATGGCGCGCTGTCGTGCGATCACATCGAGCATCTGTCGGAAGACGGCGTCGCGGCCATGGCGCGCGCCGGCACAGTCGCCGTGCTGCTGCCCGGCGCCTTCTACACCCTGCGCGACACACAACTGCCGCCCATCGGCGCGCTGCGCGCCGCTGGCGTACCCATGGCCGTCGCCACCGACCACAACCCCGGCACCTCGCCGGCCTTGAGCCTGCTGCTCATGGCCAACATGGCGTGCACGCTGTTTCGATTGACGGTGCCCGAGGCGCTGGCCGGCATCACCACACATGCGGCGCGCGCGCTGGGCTTGCAGGACACGCACGGCCTGCTCGCATCCGGCCGCCCGGCCAACTTCGTGCTCTGGCCGTTCAGTGACGCGGCCGAGCTGGCCTACTGGTTCGGTCACAAGCCGGCGCACACCATCGTGCGCCAGGGCCGCATCGTCAACCCAAGACACCCGTAG
- the infA gene encoding translation initiation factor IF-1 has product MAKEELIEMQGSVTEVLPDSRFRVTLDNGHQLIAYTGGKMRKHHIRILAGDKVSLEMSPYDLTKGRITFRHLPGRGPGPGPGARPGARR; this is encoded by the coding sequence ATGGCCAAAGAAGAACTCATCGAGATGCAGGGCAGCGTCACCGAAGTGCTGCCCGACTCGCGCTTTCGCGTGACGCTGGACAACGGACACCAGCTGATCGCCTACACCGGCGGCAAGATGCGCAAGCACCACATCCGCATCCTGGCCGGCGACAAGGTGTCGCTGGAGATGTCGCCCTACGACCTGACCAAGGGCCGCATCACCTTCCGCCACCTGCCCGGCCGTGGTCCTGGCCCCGGCCCTGGGGCGCGGCCGGGCGCACGGCGCTGA
- a CDS encoding SDR family NAD(P)-dependent oxidoreductase: MTSPHLTILTGGSRGMGLAMARQLLAAGHTLISIARRTNPELAAPAGATLQQWPLDLAEGAQAAERLRAWLAEQSGGQFASATLINNAGVIPRIAPLSASDPQDLAHALRVGLEAPMQLTAAFLGATEGWDIPRKVLNISSGLGRRAMASQAAYCAAKAGMDHFTRCLALDEANKRRGARVCSLAPGVIDTDMQVQLRSADAAQFPDVGNFAHLKASGSLTSPEEAARRVLAWLARPDFGTNPVADVRDA; this comes from the coding sequence ATGACGTCTCCCCATCTCACCATCCTCACCGGCGGCTCGCGCGGCATGGGCCTGGCCATGGCCCGGCAGCTGCTGGCCGCCGGCCACACCCTGATCAGCATCGCGCGACGCACCAACCCCGAGCTGGCAGCCCCCGCCGGCGCCACGCTGCAGCAGTGGCCCCTGGACCTGGCCGAAGGCGCGCAGGCGGCCGAGCGCCTGCGCGCGTGGCTGGCCGAGCAGTCGGGCGGGCAGTTCGCCAGCGCCACGTTGATCAACAACGCCGGCGTCATCCCGCGCATCGCGCCGCTGTCCGCCAGCGATCCGCAGGACCTGGCGCACGCCTTGCGCGTGGGGCTGGAAGCGCCGATGCAGCTCACCGCCGCCTTCCTGGGCGCCACGGAAGGCTGGGACATTCCGCGCAAGGTGCTCAACATCTCCTCGGGCCTGGGCCGGCGCGCCATGGCCTCGCAGGCCGCGTATTGCGCGGCCAAGGCCGGCATGGACCACTTCACGCGCTGCCTGGCGCTGGACGAGGCGAACAAGCGCCGCGGCGCGCGCGTGTGCTCGCTGGCGCCGGGCGTGATCGACACCGACATGCAAGTGCAGCTGCGCAGCGCCGATGCAGCGCAGTTCCCGGACGTGGGCAACTTCGCGCATCTGAAGGCCAGCGGCAGCCTGACCTCGCCCGAGGAGGCGGCGCGGCGCGTGCTGGCCTGGCTGGCGCGGCCGGATTTCGGCACCAACCCGGTGGCCGACGTGCGCGACGCCTGA
- the asd gene encoding archaetidylserine decarboxylase (Phosphatidylserine decarboxylase is synthesized as a single chain precursor. Generation of the pyruvoyl active site from a Ser is coupled to cleavage of a Gly-Ser bond between the larger (beta) and smaller (alpha chains). It is an integral membrane protein.), whose amino-acid sequence MSDRLAVLPQYLLPKQAMTVLAGKFASARAGALTTRAISRFVDYYRVDMQEAADPDIASYATFNDFFTRALRPGARPIADAAVVCPADGAVSQLGAIEGDQIFQAKGHRYSTTALVGGDAALAATFQDGSFATIYLSPRDYHRVHMPCDGRLLRMEYVPGALFSVNALTARGVPGLFARNERVVSLFETPLGPMVLVLVGATIVGSMATVWHGQVNPPRTSAPRRWDYADQAIALRKGEEMGRFMLGSTAIVLFQRSAIRFEPGWQAGRVATLGEAMARRA is encoded by the coding sequence GTGTCCGATCGCCTTGCCGTCCTGCCCCAGTATTTGTTGCCCAAACAGGCCATGACCGTGCTGGCCGGCAAGTTCGCCTCGGCGCGCGCCGGCGCGCTGACCACCCGCGCCATCAGCCGCTTCGTGGATTACTACCGCGTCGACATGCAGGAGGCGGCGGACCCGGACATCGCCAGCTACGCCACGTTCAACGATTTCTTCACCCGCGCCCTGCGCCCCGGCGCGCGGCCCATTGCAGATGCCGCCGTGGTCTGCCCGGCCGATGGCGCAGTCAGCCAGCTGGGCGCCATCGAGGGCGACCAGATCTTCCAGGCCAAGGGGCACCGCTACAGCACCACCGCGCTGGTGGGGGGCGACGCGGCGCTGGCCGCCACGTTCCAGGACGGCAGCTTTGCCACCATCTACCTGAGCCCGCGCGACTACCACCGCGTGCACATGCCCTGCGACGGGCGCCTGCTGCGCATGGAATACGTGCCGGGCGCGCTGTTTTCCGTCAACGCGCTCACGGCGCGCGGCGTGCCGGGGCTTTTCGCGCGCAACGAGCGCGTGGTCTCGCTGTTCGAGACGCCCCTGGGCCCCATGGTGCTGGTGTTGGTGGGCGCCACCATCGTCGGCAGCATGGCCACGGTCTGGCACGGCCAGGTCAACCCGCCGCGCACCAGCGCGCCGCGCCGCTGGGACTACGCCGATCAGGCCATCGCGCTGCGCAAGGGCGAGGAAATGGGGCGCTTCATGCTGGGCTCCACGGCCATCGTGCTGTTCCAGCGCAGCGCGATCCGCTTCGAGCCGGGCTGGCAGGCAGGGCGCGTGGCGACGCTGGGCGAGGCGATGGCACGCCGCGCCTGA